One segment of Amycolatopsis alba DSM 44262 DNA contains the following:
- a CDS encoding SDR family oxidoreductase encodes MTRVAIVTGGSRGIGRESAERLASDGFAVVVGYGGNKDEAQAAVEAITGAGGQAIAVQADVADENAVAALFDTAEKSFGGVDVVVHAAGTMYLAPVAELDLDRLDRLHRTNIRGTFVVDQQAARRVRDGGAIINFSTSVLGLALPGYAAYAATKGAVEAITLVLARELRGRDITVNAVAPGPTATALFLDGKDEETVARMAAQPPLERLGTPADIAEVVSFLAGPARWVNGQVLRANGGIV; translated from the coding sequence ATGACACGCGTAGCGATCGTCACCGGCGGGTCGCGGGGTATCGGCAGGGAGTCGGCCGAGCGGCTGGCGTCCGACGGATTCGCGGTCGTCGTCGGCTACGGCGGCAACAAGGATGAGGCGCAGGCGGCGGTCGAGGCGATCACCGGCGCGGGCGGTCAGGCGATCGCGGTGCAGGCCGACGTCGCCGACGAGAACGCCGTCGCGGCCCTGTTCGACACCGCGGAGAAGAGTTTCGGCGGGGTCGACGTCGTCGTCCACGCCGCCGGGACCATGTATCTCGCGCCGGTGGCCGAACTGGATCTCGACCGGCTGGACCGGTTGCACCGCACCAACATACGGGGCACCTTCGTGGTCGATCAGCAGGCCGCCCGCCGTGTTCGCGACGGCGGCGCGATCATCAACTTCTCGACGTCGGTGCTCGGCCTCGCCCTGCCAGGGTACGCGGCCTATGCGGCCACGAAGGGCGCCGTCGAGGCGATCACCCTGGTTCTCGCCCGCGAACTGCGCGGCCGTGACATCACGGTGAACGCGGTGGCCCCCGGCCCGACCGCGACGGCGTTGTTCCTCGACGGCAAGGACGAGGAGACCGTCGCTCGCATGGCGGCGCAGCCCCCGCTCGAGCGTCTCGGCACCCCGGCCGACATCGCGGAGGTCGTTTCGTTCCTCGCCGGTCCGGCCCGCTGGGTCAACGGTCAGGTTCTCCGCGCCAACGGCGGAATCGTCTGA
- a CDS encoding fructosamine kinase family protein, translating to MTQVSTPAEAATRITGRAVAEQRSLASAVTEVVLDNGETVVVKRGHARNAIPAEAAGLRWLGDADAVRVPEVRGHEEDWLVTELVGGGRPTHHAAERLGRGLAALHAAGAPAFGAAPPEGPADAWIGLAPMENAPGEDWPRWYAEHRVLPYVRRAVDEGTLDGAEAAVIEQACARLPEVAEPPARLHGDLWNGNVLWGAVEAALIDPAAHGGHRETDLAMLQLFGCPLLDRVLAAYQEVAPLADGWTDRIGAHQLFPLLVHTVLFGRSYAGQAVAAARAVGR from the coding sequence ATGACCCAGGTTTCGACGCCTGCCGAGGCGGCCACGAGGATCACTGGACGCGCGGTCGCCGAGCAGAGGAGCCTCGCGAGCGCGGTGACCGAAGTGGTGCTGGACAACGGGGAAACGGTGGTCGTCAAACGGGGCCACGCACGGAACGCGATACCCGCTGAGGCGGCGGGACTGCGGTGGCTGGGTGACGCCGATGCCGTCCGGGTGCCGGAGGTCCGCGGCCACGAAGAGGACTGGCTGGTCACGGAACTGGTCGGCGGCGGGCGGCCGACGCATCACGCGGCGGAACGGCTGGGCCGGGGGCTCGCGGCCTTACACGCGGCCGGAGCGCCCGCGTTCGGCGCCGCGCCTCCGGAAGGGCCTGCCGACGCGTGGATCGGGCTTGCCCCGATGGAGAACGCGCCGGGGGAGGACTGGCCGCGGTGGTACGCCGAGCACCGGGTGCTGCCGTATGTCCGCCGCGCGGTCGACGAGGGCACGCTGGACGGTGCCGAAGCCGCCGTCATCGAGCAGGCCTGCGCGCGGCTTCCGGAGGTGGCCGAACCTCCCGCGCGGCTGCACGGCGACCTGTGGAACGGCAATGTGCTGTGGGGAGCCGTCGAGGCCGCCCTGATCGACCCGGCCGCGCACGGCGGTCATCGCGAGACCGATCTGGCCATGCTGCAGTTGTTCGGCTGCCCGCTGCTCGATCGGGTGCTGGCCGCCTATCAGGAGGTCGCCCCGCTCGCCGACGGCTGGACCGACCGGATCGGGGCACATCAGCTGTTCCCGCTCCTCGTGCACACCGTCCTTTTCGGACGGTCCTACGCCGGGCAGGCGGTCGCGGCGGCGAGGGCCGTCGGCCGGTAG
- a CDS encoding TetR/AcrR family transcriptional regulator produces the protein MTLTTKDRLVRAAAELLLDGGRDALSTRAVSAAAGVQAPTLYRTFGDKDGLLDAVATYGFQRYLCEKHHLGETEDPVDDLRRGWDLHVEFGLAQPAFYMLMYGEPRVREARKEADALLSRIVERIAEAGRLRVPVERAARLVHATGMGVILSLIASPPEERDTDLITAAREHIIATITTDSVDAASDVASRAIALKAALQNDPVDVLTPAEHAMLAEWLDRVAR, from the coding sequence ATGACGTTGACGACGAAAGACCGCCTGGTCCGCGCGGCGGCGGAACTGCTGCTGGACGGCGGGCGCGACGCGTTGTCGACGCGCGCGGTCAGCGCCGCCGCCGGAGTGCAGGCGCCGACGCTCTACCGCACTTTCGGCGACAAGGACGGCCTCCTCGACGCGGTCGCCACGTATGGCTTCCAGAGATACCTGTGCGAGAAGCACCATCTCGGCGAGACCGAAGACCCGGTGGACGATCTCCGGCGCGGCTGGGACCTGCATGTCGAGTTCGGCCTGGCCCAGCCCGCCTTCTACATGCTCATGTACGGCGAACCCCGCGTCCGTGAAGCGCGCAAGGAGGCGGACGCGCTGCTCAGCCGGATCGTCGAACGCATCGCGGAGGCGGGCAGGCTGCGCGTACCGGTCGAACGAGCCGCGCGGCTGGTTCACGCGACCGGGATGGGCGTGATCCTCTCGCTCATCGCCAGCCCGCCCGAAGAGCGCGACACGGACCTGATCACCGCCGCGCGCGAACACATCATCGCGACGATCACCACCGACAGCGTGGACGCCGCTTCGGACGTCGCCAGCCGGGCGATCGCGCTCAAGGCCGCCCTGCAGAACGATCCCGTGGACGTGCTGACCCCGGCCGAGCACGCGATGCTCGCCGAATGGCTCGACCGCGTCGCGCGGTGA
- a CDS encoding RDD family protein has translation MIQPPGSPLPPHPTSARRWGARWIDWLVPWLVTSPLWFLTAEKIQSEATEHGFVLAGKGIFKSLFGEWGALGDTAGAEAGALWGDIVLVVALTLAVQVLLIMAYEVLLVRVWGRTLGKAAFALTVCRADGGRLSFGQVCARTAITVLIPGLGWVLLIAAVLQLSVPLMLAGVALLIFSAVECCLLRTSVTGKTSWHDRRTGSVVVSKTWTEQLRQAREFQQRALDTGMTRARQAWQAPQVQQFSQQAQATFHQVRERGRQAMRRDDGSP, from the coding sequence ATGATCCAGCCGCCGGGGAGCCCGCTCCCGCCACATCCGACCTCGGCCCGCCGCTGGGGAGCCCGCTGGATCGACTGGCTCGTGCCGTGGCTGGTCACCTCGCCGCTCTGGTTCCTGACCGCCGAGAAGATCCAGAGCGAGGCCACCGAACATGGCTTTGTCCTGGCAGGCAAAGGGATCTTCAAATCCCTGTTCGGGGAATGGGGCGCTCTCGGTGACACCGCCGGAGCCGAGGCGGGAGCCCTGTGGGGCGACATCGTCCTGGTCGTCGCCCTGACCCTGGCGGTACAGGTCTTGCTGATCATGGCGTACGAAGTGCTTCTCGTCCGCGTTTGGGGACGCACCCTGGGCAAGGCAGCCTTCGCGCTGACGGTGTGCCGCGCCGACGGTGGCCGGCTGAGCTTCGGCCAGGTCTGCGCCCGAACCGCGATCACCGTGCTCATCCCAGGCCTCGGCTGGGTGCTGCTCATCGCGGCCGTCCTCCAGTTGAGCGTGCCGCTCATGCTGGCCGGTGTCGCGCTCCTGATCTTCTCGGCTGTCGAATGCTGCCTCCTGCGGACCTCGGTCACCGGCAAGACGTCCTGGCACGATCGGCGGACCGGCTCGGTCGTGGTCTCCAAGACCTGGACGGAACAACTGCGGCAAGCCCGCGAGTTCCAGCAGCGGGCCCTGGACACCGGCATGACGCGTGCCCGCCAAGCCTGGCAAGCGCCCCAGGTCCAGCAGTTCTCCCAGCAGGCTCAAGCGACCTTCCATCAGGTCCGGGAGCGGGGCCGTCAGGCCATGCGGCGCGACGACGGGTCACCGTGA